Proteins encoded together in one Gammaproteobacteria bacterium window:
- a CDS encoding TIGR03032 family protein — protein GIVWAGSPSHRNDRNRSCALREFLPVLSTRDTAFYSLQRGEASRQLAELPPQIKLTDFEGHLRDLGDRALLLMQMDLVISVDTSVAHLAGALGKPVWTLLAYVPDWRWGLEGETTPWYPTMRLFRQTQPGDWPNLMQRVAQELSVWQKP, from the coding sequence GGCATCGTCTGGGCGGGCAGCCCCAGCCACCGCAACGATCGCAACCGCTCCTGCGCATTACGTGAGTTCCTGCCGGTGCTAAGCACACGGGATACCGCCTTCTACAGTCTGCAAAGAGGCGAGGCCAGCCGTCAGCTTGCCGAGCTGCCGCCGCAGATCAAGCTCACTGATTTCGAAGGGCATTTGCGCGACTTAGGCGATCGCGCGTTGCTGCTCATGCAGATGGACCTGGTGATAAGCGTGGACACCTCGGTTGCGCACCTGGCCGGAGCCTTAGGCAAACCGGTGTGGACGCTGCTCGCCTACGTGCCGGACTGGCGCTGGGGGCTGGAAGGCGAGACGACACCCTGGTACCCGACGATGCGCCTGTTTCGCCAGACTCAACCCGGCGACTGGCCGAACTTGATGCAGCGGGTCGCGCAAGAACTCTCAGTATGGCAAAAGCCGTAG